One Cucumis sativus cultivar 9930 chromosome 1, Cucumber_9930_V3, whole genome shotgun sequence DNA segment encodes these proteins:
- the LOC101204868 gene encoding glycine-rich cell wall structural protein 2 — translation MASIKSLAIVVCLLLSFSAILSEGRVARKDLGIDLGGVGVGLGTGIGLGIGGSGSGSGSGSGSGSGSGSSSSSSSYSSSSSSGSGAGSEAGSYAGSYAGSRAGSGSGGNRNGGSGYGSGYGGGSGRGGGSNDNGEGYGEGHGYGEGRGYGGGN, via the coding sequence ATGGCTTCAATCAAGTCCCTTGCTATTGTTGTTTGCCTTCTACTCTCTTTTTCTGCCATTCTTTCTGAAGGTCGAGTGGCAAGAAAGGATCTCGGTATTGACCTTGGAGGAGTCGGAGTTGGACTTGGAACTGGAATTGGCTTAGGCATTGGTGGAAGTGGCTCTGGTTCTGGTTCTGGCTCTGGCTCTGGCTCTGGCTCTGGCTCAAGTTCATCCTCATCATCATACTCTTCGAGCTCAAGCTCGGGGTCTGGAGCTGGGTCTGAAGCTGGTTCTTACGCTGGATCATACGCAGGGTCACGAGCAGGCTCAGGTTCAGGTGGAAATAGGAATGGAGGGTCGGGATATGGTTCGGGATATGGTGGAGGTTCGGGCAGAGGAGGAGGCAGCAACGACAATGGTGAAGGATATGGTGAAGGTCATGGCTACGGGGAGGGTCGTGGATATGGGGGAGGAAActga